GCGCGGCCGACGCGCCGATCGCCGCGCTGGTATCGGGCGCGCCGTCCACCGAGAGCTCGAGGGCCCGCAATTGAAAGGCCGATTGCTGGTAGTTGACGACGAGCGCGGAATCGTCATCGCGCTCAAGGGGCTCTTCACCAAGGAGGGCTACGAGGTCGAGACCGCGCAGTCGGGCGAGGAAGCGCTCGAGCAGGTCAAGGCCGGCCTGTTCCACGTGATCATCACCGATCTCAGCATGAAGGGAATGAGCGGGCTCGAATTGCTCAAGCAGGTCCGCGAACTCGATCCCGCGTGCGCCGTGCTGATGATCACCGCGTTCGGCACGCAGCGAATCGCGGTCGAAGCGATGAAGGCGGGGGCGGAGGACTACCTGCCCAAGCCGTTCGACAACGACGAGCTGCGCCTGAAAGTGCGCAAGGTGATGGAGACGCAGCTGCTCAAGCGCGCGCATAGCCAGCTGCTCGAACAGGTGCGTCTGGAGACCGGAGTTTTCGAGAATATGGTCGGGAGATCGCGCGCGATGATGCGCGTGTTCGAGACGATCGACAAGGTCGCGCCGACCGACGTAACGGTTTTGATCCGCGGCGAATCGGGCACCGGCAAGGAGCTGGTCGCACGCGCGATCCATTTCCGAAGTCCGCGCGCGCGCAGGCCGTTCATCCCGGTCAATTGCGCGGCGTTCTCGCGCGAGCTGGTCGAGAGCGAGCTGTTCGGCCACGAAAAGGGCGCCTTTACCGGCGCCGTCGCGCGCCGCGAAGGCAAATTCGAAGCGGCCGACGGCGGCACATTGTTTTTGGACGAGATCGGCGACATGGCGCTCGAGACGCAGGCCAAATTGCTGCGCGTGCTGCAGGAGCAGAAGTTCGAGCGGATCGGCGGGAATCAACCGCTGAGCGTGGACGTGCGGATAATCGCGGCGACCAATCAGGACCTCGAAGCGATGATCGCGCAGGGGAAGTTTCGCGAGGATCTCTACTACCGCCTGAAGGTGGTGGAGATTCGGGTGCCGCCGATTCGCGAGCGGCGCGAAGACGTTGCGCTGATGGTCCAGCACTTCATCGCGGAGGCGTGCCAGCGTTTCTCCGCGCCGGAGAAACAGCTTACGCCGGAGGCGATGCGCGCGTGTGTCGAGGCGCCGTGGAAAGGCAACGCGCGTTCGCTCAAGGCGGCGATCGAGCAGGCGGTGATCCTGTCGCCGGGCGCCGAGATCACCGCCGAAGATCTCTTCGCCGGCTCGGAACCGGATGGCGACCACGCGAGTTCGCCCGCGCCGGGCGCGTCGAATCACACCTCTGCGGCCGGAGAAGGGATCGACCCGGCGCTGACGTTTCGCGCGGCGAAAGAAAAATTCGTCGGCGATTGGGAACGCGATTTTTTCGTCCGCGCGCTGCGGGCGACCGGTGGCAATATCTCGCGCGCCGCGGAACGAACCGGGATGTACCGGCAAAGCTTTCAACAAAAAATGCGCGAACTCGGGATCACACTCGCGGACATCGGGCTCGCGCCCAAGGGTGACGGAAATTGATCTCGCGCAGACACGGAGACGCCAAGCGATGAACTCCACCGAACCTCAGTCCACGAGCACTGTGCTCTCGACGATGAAGATTTACCCGCCGGTGCTGGCGGGCGCGCTGGTGCTGGCCACGCTGGTGCTGCACTTCCTCCTGCCCGAAGAGCGCACGGTGGGATGGTATCAGGTGATCGGCCTGCTGGTCGTTGCGTTCGGCGCGGGGCTGTCCTGCTTCGCGGCCGCGATCTTCCAGGCCCGCGAGACGACCAGGAATCCGTATGGCGAGCCGACCGCGTTGGTCACGCAGGCGCCGTACACCTGGACGCGAAACCCCATGTACCTGGGGGTCGCGGCCATGTTGACGGGACTGGCGATTTTCTTCAGTTCGATCGCGATGCTACTGGCGCCGGCGGTGTTCTTTGCGGTGATCGATCGGATGGTAATTCCGCGCGAGGAAGAAACGCTGGAGCGGCACTTCAGCAATGATTACGCCGATTACAAAAGTCGCGTCCGGCGTTGGATCTGAAACTATAGCGACCGGCGGCTGCGCGGGCGAATCGCGCTCGGGGCCGAAAGGAGAACGGAAGTGTTGTCAAGATTATTCAAATTGATCGGAGGCAAGTTCAGCCGCTGGATTAAGGCGCGCGAGGCGCGCGACCCCGAGGCGGTGTACGAGTCCGCAATCTCGGATCGGGTGCGGCGCTATCATCAGCTCAAGACCGCGGCGGCCGGCGTCATCTACATGCGCAACAAGCTCGAGCGCGAGCTGCGCGAAAAGCTCGCCGAGATGAAGGAAGTCGATGAAGAAGCGGGGCAGGCCGCCGACATGAACGAGGATCAATGCGCGCTGATTCTGATTCAGCGCAAGCATATCCTCGACGGCGATTGCACGCGGCTGCGCGAAGAGCTCGGCGAACTGACTTCGGAAGCCGAGGACGCGAAGAAGAATTTGATCGCGTTCAAGGGCGAGATCGAGAAGCTCAAGGTCGAAAAGGTGCGAATGATCGCGCGGCTGAAGAACGCGCAGGCGCGGGTCCGAATCCAGCGCGCGCTCGAGGAGATTTCGTACGACGACGACGTCCGCGCGCTCGAAGAAGTGCGCGAGTCGATTCAGCGGATGCTCGCGCAGGCGGGCGTCAATCACGAAATCGCCGGCTCCGAACTCGGCGACAAGCTCGAGGCGATCCGTCAGCGCAACGCCGAGACCAAGGCCGAGATCGAGCTTGCGGACTTGAAGCGCAAGCGCCGGCTGCCGCTGGCGCCGATGGATATCTTTACCGCCGCCGCCAACGCAGCCGCCAACGGCGAGGTCAAGCACGCGAGCTGAATTGGAGATGCGAGCGCGCCATCAAGCCGGGGCGCGCTAGCGCCGGAACAGCGTCGAGTCCGCGATCGGCAGACCCAGCGCGTAGCGCCGCAACCAGTCGAGCGCGACCTGCGAGGTGATCAGTTTCACCCAGTCGCGAGTGCCGCGGAACTGGTAGCGGCGGGTCACGCCCCGATCGTCGGCGGACAGCGCGATGCAAACCGTGCCGACCGGCTTGTCCGGTGTGCCGCCGTCGGGGCCCGCGATGCCCGAGGTCGCGACCGACACGCTCGCGCCAGTGCGTTGGCGAACGCCGGCCGCCATCTCGCGCACGCATTCCTCGCTCACGGCGCCGTGCGTTTTCAGCGTCTGCTGCGAAACGCCGAGCACGCCGGACTTCACGTCGCTGGAATAGGTGACGAGGTCGCCCTTGAAATATTGCGAGCAGCCGGGAACGTTGGTGATGCGATGCCCGATCAGCCCGCCGGTGCATGATTCGGCGACCGCCAGGGTAAATTTCCTTTCTATGAACAGGCGGCCGACGACTTCCTCCATCGTGGTATCGCCTTCGGCGTAAACGAACTGCGAGATTTTCTCGCGCACCCGCGCCGACAGCTCTTCGATCCTGCGATCGACTTCGCCGGGTTGTCCCTCGACTCTGATCTTCAGCGAAATCTGCGGGAAGCTCGCGCGGAACGAGACCTTGGCCTCTTCCGGTTTGATCAATCCCGCCACCGCTTCGTCGAGCGCCGACTCGCTCATCCCGAAGGTCTGGAAGACGCGAACCGCGTAAACTTTGTCGGTGCCGCGATTGGCGGAGATCCACGGTATCACCGTATTTTCCATCATCGGTTTCATTTCGCGGGGCACGCCGGGCAGGACGATCAGATGCGCGGTATGGCCGGAGAGCCGCACCGGCATCCTGAAGCCCGGCGCGGTGCCGAGCGGGTTCTCGATGACCGTTGCAGCTTCAGGAAAGAGCGCCTGCTTGAGGTTGTTCTCGGGCATGGGGCGGCCAATCGCCGCAAACATGCGCTGCATGTGTTCGACGGTGGCCTCGTCGCGCAACAATTTCACGCCCGCGACGCGCGCAACGGTTTCGGTGGTCAGGTCGTCGGCGGTCGGTCCGATGCCGCCGGTCGAGATGACGACGTCGCCCATCCCGACGGCTGTGCGCCATGCCCATTCCAGACGCTCGGGAACGTCGCCGACGGTAATCACCGCGACCAGATCGATTCCAATTTCCGAGAGCTTGTCGGCAAGGTAGTTGGCGTTGGTATCGACGACCTTGCCGCTGGTGATTTCGTCGCCGGTTGAAAGAATCACAGCGCTTTGAATCATCGGGAGCTCCTCGCGGGCGCGTACGTTCAGAGCACGCGCACGATCACTTGCAGCACGATATTGGCATAAATCGCCGCGGCCAAATCATCCAGCATGACGCCTGCGCCGTTGCGCACGCGGCGATCGATCAGGTTCGCCGGCCACGGTTTAATCACGTCGGCCGCTCGAAACAGAATGAATCCCAGGATCAGACAGCCGACTGTCAGCGGATTGCCGAACATCGTGGCGGCCATGCCGAGCACTTCATCGATCACGATGCGCGAGTCGTCGTGCTGATCGAATATTTTCTCGGCGCGATCGGAAATCCAGCACGCGATCGCAAACGCGATCGCGAAGACGATTAAGCACAGCGCCGGCGAATGCATCCAGAGCGGGCCGAACCCCAGCCATACTACCGCCAGCCCGACCACCGAGCCCGCGGTTCCCGGCGCAATCGGGGAGTAACCCGAATAGATTCCAGTGGCGAAGAAGATGATAAGCGAGCGCATCGGGTAAAACGGATTGCGCGAAGATAGCATGGCAGGCCGCGCCGGGGTAAGTGCGATCGAGTTCGCGGGCCGCCGATGCAGGAGCACCCGCGGCGAGCATCTAGCTGGTGGTCAAGGTTACAGGGTCTTCTTCGGCGCCGACCTCGACCGATGCGACCCCTTCGATCGTCTGCGCGACTCCGATCACGAGATCGTCCCACGGCGGCACCAGTCCGGGACCGCTCACGCGCACGCATCCCGCCGAGCAATTGACTGACATCTGCGCGTCGCGAATTTTCGGATGCGCCACCAATGCCGCATTGACCAGAGCAGCGATCGCGGCGTCGCGCATCACTTTGATTCGCTCCGGGGCGCCTTCACTGTCGATATGCGCCGCGAGCGCCGCAAGAGTTTTCGCGTGCGACGCTATCGAAAGGCGCGCGGTGTTGATAACCAGGTCGTAAATCGCGGGGTCGTCTATATCCTGCCCGAACAGACTCTGAGTGCGCGCTTTCACTTCGGTGTCGAAGTCGCGAACGCGCTTGTCGGCCGTCGCCGCTGCTAGGTTCTCGTCTTTCGCCACCTGTTTGATGCGCGCGGCCACCGGCGCCATTGTGCGCACCCTGATGCC
Above is a window of Candidatus Binatus sp. DNA encoding:
- a CDS encoding sigma-54 dependent transcriptional regulator; translated protein: RGRRADRRAGIGRAVHRELEGPQLKGRLLVVDDERGIVIALKGLFTKEGYEVETAQSGEEALEQVKAGLFHVIITDLSMKGMSGLELLKQVRELDPACAVLMITAFGTQRIAVEAMKAGAEDYLPKPFDNDELRLKVRKVMETQLLKRAHSQLLEQVRLETGVFENMVGRSRAMMRVFETIDKVAPTDVTVLIRGESGTGKELVARAIHFRSPRARRPFIPVNCAAFSRELVESELFGHEKGAFTGAVARREGKFEAADGGTLFLDEIGDMALETQAKLLRVLQEQKFERIGGNQPLSVDVRIIAATNQDLEAMIAQGKFREDLYYRLKVVEIRVPPIRERREDVALMVQHFIAEACQRFSAPEKQLTPEAMRACVEAPWKGNARSLKAAIEQAVILSPGAEITAEDLFAGSEPDGDHASSPAPGASNHTSAAGEGIDPALTFRAAKEKFVGDWERDFFVRALRATGGNISRAAERTGMYRQSFQQKMRELGITLADIGLAPKGDGN
- a CDS encoding isoprenylcysteine carboxylmethyltransferase family protein produces the protein MNSTEPQSTSTVLSTMKIYPPVLAGALVLATLVLHFLLPEERTVGWYQVIGLLVVAFGAGLSCFAAAIFQARETTRNPYGEPTALVTQAPYTWTRNPMYLGVAAMLTGLAIFFSSIAMLLAPAVFFAVIDRMVIPREEETLERHFSNDYADYKSRVRRWI
- a CDS encoding PspA/IM30 family protein, with amino-acid sequence MLSRLFKLIGGKFSRWIKAREARDPEAVYESAISDRVRRYHQLKTAAAGVIYMRNKLERELREKLAEMKEVDEEAGQAADMNEDQCALILIQRKHILDGDCTRLREELGELTSEAEDAKKNLIAFKGEIEKLKVEKVRMIARLKNAQARVRIQRALEEISYDDDVRALEEVRESIQRMLAQAGVNHEIAGSELGDKLEAIRQRNAETKAEIELADLKRKRRLPLAPMDIFTAAANAAANGEVKHAS
- a CDS encoding competence/damage-inducible protein A; the protein is MIQSAVILSTGDEITSGKVVDTNANYLADKLSEIGIDLVAVITVGDVPERLEWAWRTAVGMGDVVISTGGIGPTADDLTTETVARVAGVKLLRDEATVEHMQRMFAAIGRPMPENNLKQALFPEAATVIENPLGTAPGFRMPVRLSGHTAHLIVLPGVPREMKPMMENTVIPWISANRGTDKVYAVRVFQTFGMSESALDEAVAGLIKPEEAKVSFRASFPQISLKIRVEGQPGEVDRRIEELSARVREKISQFVYAEGDTTMEEVVGRLFIERKFTLAVAESCTGGLIGHRITNVPGCSQYFKGDLVTYSSDVKSGVLGVSQQTLKTHGAVSEECVREMAAGVRQRTGASVSVATSGIAGPDGGTPDKPVGTVCIALSADDRGVTRRYQFRGTRDWVKLITSQVALDWLRRYALGLPIADSTLFRR
- a CDS encoding phosphatidylglycerophosphatase A — translated: MLSSRNPFYPMRSLIIFFATGIYSGYSPIAPGTAGSVVGLAVVWLGFGPLWMHSPALCLIVFAIAFAIACWISDRAEKIFDQHDDSRIVIDEVLGMAATMFGNPLTVGCLILGFILFRAADVIKPWPANLIDRRVRNGAGVMLDDLAAAIYANIVLQVIVRVL
- a CDS encoding cytidylate kinase-like family protein; translated protein: MAAGIGKRTSSAWGASMAVIAISQQIGSRGVELGELAARELGYRFQTGEQLIAETAKRFNVSAEQVKWFDVRNPHFWERKTEGSRFAAYYRAVFLQAAAQDRIVFAGRGSAHFLPEGGCGIRVRTMAPVAARIKQVAKDENLAAATADKRVRDFDTEVKARTQSLFGQDIDDPAIYDLVINTARLSIASHAKTLAALAAHIDSEGAPERIKVMRDAAIAALVNAALVAHPKIRDAQMSVNCSAGCVRVSGPGLVPPWDDLVIGVAQTIEGVASVEVGAEEDPVTLTTS